A window of the Pararge aegeria chromosome 2, ilParAegt1.1, whole genome shotgun sequence genome harbors these coding sequences:
- the LOC120632154 gene encoding odorant receptor 46a-like, with protein sequence MIFLKPTDCFNKNLKFWKLLGIYPFKVNWKFYEIYSIIFVFLFIFLYDGLITITFFYLPRDLDHFVDEMIFYFTVLAVMSKVVTYMLAKEKMCKIFEILDSETFQPESKKGLQIITKAKKFNVKYWKIVASVSYYSNLVHILTPFIAHIFSSVPLLLNLSNYSFLSDDFIEKYIYPIYFYQGIGMHINMLYNLNIDTFFLGLMVFAIAQLELLEDKLITITDESNAKTHEHKLNSTKSATDDTILITKLNKAIIHYYCVDKFCSLIEQVFSVTLFVQFSMASCIICVCLFRFTLPATAEYYMFLASYISIMIVQIMVPCWFGTRIMDKSSLLSQAIYTCDWTARSRRFKSSLKLFVERANRPLSITGWKMFPLSLNTFTSIMNSAYSFFTLLRHMQSREI encoded by the exons ATGATTTTCTTGAAACCAACcgattgttttaataaaaacctaAAATTTTGGAAACTACTCGGAATATATCCATTCAAAGTTAATTGGAAATTTTACGAAATTTATTCGATAATTTTTGTGTttctgtttatatttttgtacgaCGGATTGAtcacaattacttttttttatttaccaagaGATCTAGATCACTTCGTAGACGAAATGATATTTTACTTCACAGTACTAGCTGTGATGTCAAAAGTAGTAACGTATATGTTGGCAAAAGAAAAGATGTGCAAAATTTTCGAAATACTCGACAGTGAAACGTTCCAACCTGAAAGCAAAAAAGGACTGCAAATTATTACAAAAGCTAAGAAGTTTAATGTTAAATACTGGAAGATTGTCGCCTCAGTCTCTTATTATTCTAATTTGGTTCACATTTTAACACCATTTATCGCTCATATCTTCAGCTCAGTTCCACTGTTGCTAAATCTATCTAATTATTCTTTCCTTAGTGACGATTTCATTGAAAAGTACATTTATcccatatatttttatcaaggtATAGGGATGCacataaatatgctttataatcTAAACATTGACACGTTTTTCTTAGGCCTTATGGTTTTTGCTATTGCTCAGTTGGAATTGCTTGAAGATAAACTAATAACTATTACCGATGAAAGTAATGCAAAAACACATGAACACAAATTAAACTCTACAAAGAGTGCAACAGATGATACGATTTTAATTACGAAGTTAAATAAAGCTATAATACATTACTATTGTGTGGACAA ATTTTGCAGTTTGATCGAACAAGTATTCAGTGTGACATTATTTGTACAATTCAGCATGGCATCATGCATAATTTGCGTGTGTCTGTTTCGTTTCACTTTA CCGGCTACCGCTGAGTACTACATGTTCTTGGCAAGTTACATTTCAATAATGATAGTACAAATTATGGTGCCTTGTTGGTTTGGAACCCGCATAATGGAtaag AGTAGCCTTTTATCTCAAGCTATCTACACTTGCGACTGGACAGCACGATCTCGACGTTTCAAGAGCAGTCTGAAACTTTTCGTGGAGAGGGCTAATCGTCCATTATCTATTACTGGATGGAAAATGTTTCCTCTGTCGCTGAACACTTTTACATCT ATTATGAATTCAGCGTACTCATTCTTCACGCTTCTACGGCACATGCAGTCACgggaaatataa
- the LOC120630353 gene encoding uncharacterized protein LOC120630353, with product MVVFKLSDCFKHNFLHLTILGIWPGENSPSFYKYYSFIFLCINLLIYNSLLILNLVFTPRKIELMVPEVIFLFTEVTVMAKVFMVLLMRNKFVTVFNVLNCEAFKGANQNSEELIKRHVLNYKTYWKRYTVLGNFSFFSRVFAPIIKHYLFNSDIELPICTYYFLDEGVVQRYFAFWFIYQSVGMYSHMQYNVDIDTLIAGLLYLAIAQVKVLNNELKNLKFTKMKHRCPLKEDELQVIALHKNLKNYEVLLNYCSIVQDILGATLFVQFGMAAIIMCVVLSAFLLPLTIELLSFLVTYLGAIILEIFVPSWLGTQLIYESGDLVTAAYCCEWIPRSERFKRSLKLFMARANSNIVITGWQIFPLTLNTFTSIVKTAYSFFTLIRNFQDLTSQLESLSRTLCCWRLLGLWPGKNPSRFYRCYTIVFLFSTMVIYDTALAINLFCTPLKIELLIQEVTFLFNVISITTKILMVIVWRKRILKLLKILDDEMFQGKDDATQNILAEGTNSYILYRNILMVVGHFAYSFNSVIPIIANQLIPSYVIKFPTSNYYFFKEETKKDYFAIIFGYQAFGIYGLMMSDISVDTFINGCLFFGISQIKVLNYKLRNLKCDESLTLSRNLKEHVQIMKLNECLRHYDRILKYCSEFQIIINFTLFIQYAMGAMIICVLLCGLLLPLTSEEYTFMVTYLSAMVLQIFVPGWLGTQISYESQELVFAAYNSDWIPRTERFKRSIKIFVERANTPIVMVGLKMFPLSLETFVSIMKTAYSFMTLVRNVQDREE from the exons ATGGTCGTGTTCAAATTGTCCGATTGCTTTAAACATAACTTTTTACACCTCACCATTTTGGGGATATGGCCAGGAGAGAACTCACCTagtttttacaaatactattcGTTTATTTTCCTCTGTATTAACCTTTTAATTTACAATTCTTTATTGATCCTCAATTTGGTTTTTACACCACGGAAAATTGAACTTATGGTTCCCGAAGTCATCTTTTTATTCACTGAGGTCACCGTTATGGCTAAAGTTTTTATGGTTCTTCTAATGCGGAAtaaatttgttactgttttcaatgtattaaattgtGAGGCTTTCAAGGGCGCCAATCAAAATAGCGAAGAATTGATCAAAAGGCAcgttttaaactataaaacatATTGGAAAAGGTACACGGTTTTAGggaacttttcttttttttcgcgTGTGTTCGCACCAATCATCAAGCATTATCTATTCAACTCGGATATAGAATTGCCAATATGTACATACTACTTCTTAGACGAAGGAGTAGTTCAACGGTATTTTgcattttggtttatttatcaGTCAGTCGGAATGTACAGCCATATGCAGTACAATGTTGATATTGATACGTTGATCGCTGGGTTATTGTACTTAGCAATAGCACAGGTTAAAGtgttaaataatgaacttaaaaatttaaaattcaccaAAATGAAACACAGATGTCCTTTGAAAGAAGATGAGTTACAAGTAATTGCccttcataaaaatttaaagaattatgAAGTGTTACTAAA TTATTGCAGCATTGTTCAAGATATATTAGGGGCTACATTGTTCGTCCAATTTGGCATGGCAGCTATTATAATGTGTGTTGTATTATCAGCATTCCTTTTG CCCTTAACAATAGAGTTACTGTCCTTTTTAGTAACATATCTGGGTGCCATAATTTTGGAAATATTTGTACCATCCTGGCTTGGGACACAACTGATATACGAA aGTGGAGATCTAGTCACTGCGGCTTACTGTTGCGAATGGATACCAAGATCTGAGAGGTTCAAACGAAGTCTTAAGCTTTTTATGGCGCGGGCGAATAGTAACATCGTGATAACAGGCTGGCAGATTTTCCCGCTAACCCTTAATACCTTCACTTCG ATTGTGAAAACAGCTTATTCTTTCTTCACTCTCATCAGGAATTTTCAAGACC TAACAAGTCAATTAGAAAGCTTAAGCAGAACCTTATGCTGCTGGAGACTACTAGGCTTATGGCCCGGAAAAAACCCTAGTCGCTTCTACAGATGCTATACCATTGTATTTCTATTTTCAACAATGGTAATATACGACACAGCACTTGCGATAAACCTATTTTGTACACCGTTAAAAATTGAGTTACTGATCCAAGAAGTTACCTTTTTGTTTAACGTTATATCGATAACCACGAAAATTTTAATGGTAATCGTTTGGAGAAAGAGAATTCTCAAACTGTTGAAAATATTAGACGATGAAATGTTCCAAGGCAAAGATGATGCCACCCAAAATATTTTAGCAGAGGGCACAAATTCATATATTCTGTATCGAAATATACTTATGGTAGTGGGACACTTTGCATACTCATTCAATTCAGTTATTCCTATTATAGCAAACCAGCTAATACCTTCTTACGTTATAAAATTTCCTActtcaaactattattttttcaaagaaGAGACTAAAAAAGACTACTTTGCAATTATATTTGGATACCAGGCGTTCGGGATCTATGGCTTAATGATGTCCGATATTTCCGTGGACACTTTCATAAACgggtgtttattttttggaataagccaaataaaagttttaaattataagttaagaAACTTGAAATGTGATGAAAGTCTAACACTGTCCAGAAACTTAAAAGAACACGttcaaattatgaaattaaacgaATGTTTGAGACATTACGACCGTATCTTGAA ATATTGCTCCGagtttcaaattataataaacttcactttatttattcaatatgcGATGGGAGCTATGATTATTTGTGTACTATTATGTGGGCTACTCTTG CCATTAACATCAGAAGAATACACATTTATGGTTACTTATCTGTCAGCCATGGTGTTGCAAATATTTGTGCCAGGTTGGCTTGGAACACAAATTTCTTATGAG AGTCAAGAGTTAGTGTTCGCGGCGTACAATAGCGATTGGATCCCTAGAACGGAGCGATTCAAAAGGAGTATCAAGATTTTTGTAGAGCGCGCAAACACCCCCATTGTGATGGTTGGCTTAAAAATGTTCCCTTTGTCACTTGAGACGTTTGTATCT ATTATGAAGACAGCATACTCCTTCATGACGCTTGTAAGAAACGTTCAGGACCGCGAAgaataa